Genomic DNA from Leptospira venezuelensis:
GGGTCCGCCGAAAGAGATCAGACCAAGCTTTAAAAAAGTGAAAAATACTTCTTTCATCCGAAAACACTATTTAGGTCCTGCGTGTCGACTCCGCAAGACCTTTCGGAAAATTTAATCCTCTATCGGGATCCAAATTTCTAATCCACCCATCCCTGTGACTGGATTGAATTCTTTACCATATCTTTCTAAGTTTGCACCTTCAAAAGGTTTAACTCCGGATTCAGGAAACCATTTGCCTGCTGCAGCAAATGTAGCTCTGATCCCAGCGATATGACCCTTATGAGTGAACACCGCATACTTTTGAGCAGGAATCTTTAAAACCTGAAACTCTTTAGGTAATCCGGAAGAATTGGAAACTTCTACTCCGCACATATAATCGAAATTACCTTCTGCATCGAAATTGTAACAAACTCCGTAAGCAGCATCTCCGACTTGAGAAGGAATATTTCCGAGATAGGCTCCGAAAATTTGCCATTGATTTGGAATTCCCGCTGGCATTTGACAATCGTAATGTTGCACGATACCTGCAAATATTCTAGGCGGGATCGTTTCAAATCTGGGTGGATCGATTTTAGGAATTGGTTCTGCGTTCAAGGTGATAGCCTCCACTAAGTTCACATTACCAAGATGACCCTGAGCTTTTACTTGTTCTGGAGTGATAGAAAACTGATCTCTGAAAGCTCTA
This window encodes:
- a CDS encoding AraC family transcriptional regulator codes for the protein METVPRTAMDFVQKALWFIEGHSKEDISLEDVAKNAGVSPFHLTRTFSLTMGISLMRYLRGRRLSEAAKTLAEKEANILDLALDIGYGSHEAFTRAFRDQFSITPEQVKAQGHLGNVNLVEAITLNAEPIPKIDPPRFETIPPRIFAGIVQHYDCQMPAGIPNQWQIFGAYLGNIPSQVGDAAYGVCYNFDAEGNFDYMCGVEVSNSSGLPKEFQVLKIPAQKYAVFTHKGHIAGIRATFAAAGKWFPESGVKPFEGANLERYGKEFNPVTGMGGLEIWIPIED